The genomic DNA GGCCTCATCCAGAAAATCGGAAATATCGATCCTGCCGTCTTTGGACTTTTTTACCGCGTGCTCAATGATGCGCTCAACAGTGTCCATCTCTGTGATACATTAGAAGCGAACAACAATATAATCCTGTTGATCATACCTCGGATGACTAGAAGATagtaaaagaaaaaaaccaTTAGATTGACAAACGACAAACAGCGGTCGGACTTACTGTTATGGAAAGCAATGACTTCGGAATAACTGATCCTTCTCCCAGGGTTCAAGGTACATAGTGTAGGCAATCTTCCTAGAACTGAGTCTGACAGTTTATGACCCGCAATTTCTACGATGATCCTTTGAAATTCCTCGGGATTAATGTAACCATCACCATCAGCGTCAAAAAAGTGGAAAGCCTGACGAAGCCGTTCGCCCTGGTAACCCTTGATGAGCTGGGTAAACTCATGATCTATTTGCAAACATCATTAGTCtgtgagaggaagaaaagagagatgTGAACATACAACCGAGAACATGTCTATCTCCTCGTTTCCCCACGTAAAGTTTCATCCAGGCGCAATCGAAATCGAAGGCTGGATGACCTTGTCAATCTCCGTGTGCGTCCAAAACATCTGCATCCACTCACGGATTCCGCTGGCCGCAGTGTTAGCTGATAAAACTGCTTTAAACTCGTCAAAGTCGATGGTGCCCGATGCGTCACTACTGGGATCAGTGGCTTTGTTACACATTATATATCAACACCTTACACGTCAAAAACTTGAAAGGCCAACTGGTAATCGGCGTCCGGCTAAAGCAACGTGGCTGAATGAGCTTGGTACCCCCTACATACTACTTGATTAACTTACACGTTTGAGAACTAGAATGAGAACACGTGAATAGAATCAGCAGGCCTGGCGTGAGCAGGCAACGAAGAATCCTTACGGGTTTCAAACACCACAAAGTCCTCAAAAGAAACTAAGCCACGACGAGCGCTGTCGGCGACTCGAAACACTATCGAGCTGATTAAAACGTGTATACGGAATTGAATGCTATAGCGGCTCACAATTCGCATATTGTTCTCGCTTGATTTTACTAAACCCCTCATCTGTGGGCGCAATAGCGTCGATGAACTGGGATGGATTGAGAAACCTTTAGTCAACAGTGTGGTCAGCATGGTGTCCCAgtaaaggaaagaaaagcaGCAATCTGTCCCATAGTCTAACACCATGGACTTACTTTTGTCCATCGACCTCTTCTTTAGCAAACTTGTCGAATGTCCGTCGCCAACGGCCGAGCTCGCTTTCAGCCGGCTTAACCGACGATGTGAGGGAACCTGCGGTTGCTTTGAGGGTAGATGAGAGGCGACTACTCAAAGGTTCTTGGGGATTTTGTGCCATTGTGGCGTAAGAGGTGCCGGGTTCAAAAGGtagaatgaagaaggatgtattgcagaagatgaagatagtAAAGGTTCGAAGCTTCTGTGGTTTGACTGGTATTTGGTAAAAGCCGCGACGATAGGCCCGAAACGGGATACTGTGCAAGCACTCAAACCCTCCCGGAACCCCGGTTCCTCTAGCCGGAGACGGTGTCAATTACCGGCATGGGCCGTTAAGGTTACGTAACATTGATAGCGGTGGTAGACGATATGGCTTGTTCTAATAATTACCAACTTATTTACAGTACTGGGCTAGATTTTACTCTCATTTGATTTCATACTAACTATGCaaaaaagatggagaaataAATTGCTCAGATGAAATGGGACCTCGTTACTGCAAgcgaagacgacgacgactGGAACGCAAGTAAGCTCGACACAGGCCCCCTCACGGACATTGGCCCGTCTCCGACGTCTCGTCGCAAACTGGAACGACATCTTGGCTGGACTCGTCGTGCGTGATTCTGGCCATTTCTGACTATTTTCAAGCGGTCATTGTGCGTGCAAACGTAGGTATTAAGACGCGATTGCCCACTGAACGGTACTAAATAATCAGCTCTTTTTTTCGACAGGATGAACCATGCGACTTTAGATAGTCCGGTTTCATACATAAAGGTCACAAAGTCTATGTTTCATCTCCAATCCGGTCGTGCTTGTCCTTTGTGCACAGCTCTGACTGATATCAAACCTTTTAAAATAGTACATGAAATCAATCGGCCGGCCGGTGCTTCATTTCCTTGAGTGCCTTTTTCAGGTCTTCAAGGGGAATTTGACCAAGTGGCGTGGTTTTAATCACGTTGAGACTCGAGTCAACCCTCTCGTCGTATTTCTCAAGCTGAGTGTCGATCTTTTTGATCATGGCTCTAACACGCTTGGAAACTGCAACCGTCGGGCTGGCGCCTTCTTGCCTCTCCTTCGACTCCTGTGATACAGTGATCAGTTTTACGAGGTCTCCCTTTATCTCTGGAACTTACGGCCTCGGACAACAGGTTATCCTCGAGAAGGGACTTCAACTcgtctctctctttcatgATACTAGACCTGGCAGTCAAGACCGACAAAGCTTCGGCAATTTCGGACAATTGTTCCTCTGACATCCGGGCGTCCTTCTGGTCGGGAGCCGGTTGTACAGACTCTTCCACTTGCTCCTTCGaggtttcttcttccttggcaGCAGGGGATACCTCGACCGCCTTGtccgcctcttcttgctcccGCCTTGCGgtttcctctgcttctttcttctcctgttcttcttttaGAGCGTCTTGCTCCTCCTACGATCTGAATTAGCTCGATCACACACTTTAGTAACGGTCTATATCGTACCTTTTCTTGCtcagcttcatcctcaatcagttcttgctgctgttgcagGACCTCAAGCTTTTGCTTGTAAGAGGCTTCGTCCAAAACATGGAGTTCAGCCTCATTCAACTAGAAGAGAATGAAATTGTCAGCGGGAACAACATTGTCGTGTAATTGTAATTGAGGGACGTACCAAGTTCTCCGGCAAACTGCTCAAGGTAATGACCAAACTCTCCATGATGTCGTCTCCTTTCTGCTCAAAGTTGAATGCTCGACTCAGGACAAGCAGTACACCAGATATACCATTGATATAATGGAGCTCAATCCATTTCTCCAGCTCTTCGCGCAAGCGTGCTGGAGAGACACCTAGGAAACGAATACCACGAGACTGGCAGGCATGTTGCAGTTCTTTGGTGGAAAGAGAGTCAACGCCTTCGGCATGGATCATCTATGTTGGAATTAGCCGATAGGGCAGTGGACTGAGACATCGTATACCTACCATATCGTCAACTCGGAATTTTTCGAGCTTGCTACGAATTTGGTGTTTCAAAAAGTTATCAGTACCGAACGCGTTGATGTTCATGTACCGACACATCGAAACAAGCTGGGAACGAGAAAGGTTATCAAGGGTGATGTCATCATGGAAGAGTTTGGCAACTCGAACGACATCAGTCTGGTTGGGGGTCTCCCCAGTGGATCGAACCTGCACGCCTGTCATTCAAGGAATCATATCATGGTAAAGGCCACTTGCCTTTCGGAAGAACTCCTTGAACTCGTCACTCCGCACAACGCTGTCCGCCTTTAGTCCTGATTCCCTGACGGTTTCTTGCAGGAACTTGGCCATTTCTATTCGCACTCGCAGCAGCTTTCTCTGTTTTTCATTCTGAGACTGAATGTCAGCGACTTGTATGGTCAAAGATCCTTTGCACCCACCGCGGCAAACTCCCCTTCAAATGTGCTGGGAAGCATATTAgggaagagcttgagggCGACAGGAAGCAGAAGCTCCATGAAAGGCACCACTAAGAACACGGAGAACGGGAGGAGCCGCAACAGATCTATGGTTGTTCGTCGCAGCTGCACAGAGAATAGTCAGTGCCCAGACCAGGGATCAGCCAGGCGCCACATTTACctgtcttctttctcgcCTAGTAAGGGTACCACCGTTCAATACCTTCCACTGGAGCTTTCCGCTGATCTTGATTTCCTGTCCCAGCAACTTTGTCCCTGCCCAGTAATGCGCGGCTTCCTTTTTGACGCTGGCCCATACGCGGGCAGGCAAAGGTCCCGtgggcttcttcttctcatcctttttctccaacGCCTTTTCGTGGGCGGCAGCAAGGTCGGTGACCTTTGGCGGAAGACTGCCCTGCGGGGCcgggggaagagggggcGGGGTGCCGATGGCAGGTTCTGCCGAGTTGATGCGATGTGCGGCGGGGGCCGGCGAGTGGACAGGAGGGGGGTACGGCGGAGGGGGCGAGGATGGCTGGGGCTGTGTGGAGACAAAGCGCAGGGAGGCGAGCGGGATCAACTGTGGGAGCCGGGCTCGCGTGGCGAGGGGGATGGGGGCGGAGGCGGTGAAGGCTTGGGGGGAGCGGATGTATGCGcggagggggagaggggCGCCCCTCAGCAGGGCGTGGGGCGGGGGAAGCCTAGCGTAGGTGACGGTAGTGCCGGCGGACATGTGGGATGGAGACGATCGAAAGGAGGACGCGGAGATCAGATGGATGGTAAGTGATGGAAAAACGGAAGAAAACAGAAACAACACGCCGCGCGGCCACCGCCGAACGCCGTTCTGCCGCGCGGGTGACAAGTGCGCCCGAGCCACTGCATCCTCCCCCACTCCGCCGCCCCCATGTCCCTCAGCAACcccctcaacctcctcctcgtcccccccctcctcttcctcgcctacCGCATCCTCGTCCCGCCTCCACCGCACACCCCGCCAGAGTACAACTCGCTCCCCGCAGAGCATCCGCACGTCATATGTCACTCAACGTTCACTCCTGCACAGCTTGCCCAGTATGACGGCACCAACGGCGATCGCATACTCCTCGCCATCATGAGGGTCGCTCCCGACGGAAAAATAGATCCAAACGGCGAACGGACGGTTTTTGATGTCACGGCTGGCAGGACATTCTATGGACCTGGTACGTACTACGTAGTTGTGCTACGATTAATGAGCTGacgtttttcttttccttcttgttttATTCTCCTGCCATGGCGTGGAATTAAGATGGTGTCTATGGTAACTTTGCTGGGCGAGATGCGTCTCGAGGCATGGCCAAACAGTCTTTTGAGCCAGGCAAGTGTGGTCTGTCGTCCAAGAGTAGTGCCGTCACGCTTATGGCAATCTCCATTTTTTAGAAGTCCTCACCTCCA from Cryptococcus neoformans var. neoformans JEC21 chromosome 3 sequence includes the following:
- a CDS encoding mitochondrion organization and biogenesis-related protein, putative translates to MSAGTTVTYARLPPPHALLRGAPLPLRAYIRSPQAFTASAPIPLATRARLPQLIPLASLRFVSTQPQPSSPPPPYPPPVHSPAPAAHRINSAEPAIGTPPPLPPAPQGSLPPKVTDLAAAHEKALEKKDEKKKPTGPLPARVWASVKKEAAHYWAGTKLLGQEIKISGKLQWKVLNGGTLTRRERRQLRRTTIDLLRLLPFSVFLVVPFMELLLPVALKLFPNMLPSTFEGEFAANEKQRKLLRVRIEMAKFLQETVRESGLKADSVVRSDEFKEFFRKVRSTGETPNQTDVVRVAKLFHDDITLDNLSRSQLVSMCRYMNINAFGTDNFLKHQIRSKLEKFRVDDMMIHAEGVDSLSTKELQHACQSRGIRFLGVSPARLREELEKWIELHYINGISGVLLVLSRAFNFEQKGDDIMESLVITLSSLPENLLNEAELHVLDEASYKQKLEVLQQQQELIEDEAEQEKEEQDALKEEQEKKEAEETARREQEEADKAVEVSPAAKEEETSKEQVEESVQPAPDQKDARMSEEQLSEIAEALSVLTARSSIMKERDELKSLLEDNLLSEAESKERQEGASPTVAVSKRVRAMIKKIDTQLEKYDERVDSSLNVIKTTPLGQIPLEDLKKALKEMKHRPAD
- a CDS encoding sterol metabolism-related protein, putative is translated as MSLSNPLNLLLVPPLLFLAYRILVPPPPHTPPEYNSLPAEHPHVICHSTFTPAQLAQYDGTNGDRILLAIMRVAPDGKIDPNGERTVFDVTAGRTFYGPDGVYGNFAGRDASRGMAKQSFEPEVLTSIDEPLDDLSDLTPSEIENMRGWHQHFEGKYIVCGELVNG